The window AGCCATGCTAGTTTATAGCAATAACCAAGATGAAGCTCTAAAAGAGATTTCAACTTGCCAATGCTGTCTGGAAGCCATGCTAATTCTAAGCAATGATCAAGACTAAGCATCGCAAGACATTTCAACTCGCCAATACTCTCTGGAAGCCATGCTAGTTTATAGCAATAACCAAGATGAAGCTCTACAAGAGATTTCAACTTGCCAATGCTATTTGGAAGCCATGCTAATTCTGAGCAATGATGAAGATTAAGCATCACAAGACATTTCAACTCGCCAATGCTCTCTAGAAGCCATGCTAGTTTATAGCAATAGCCAAGATGAAGCTCTACAAGAGATTTCAACTTGCCAATGCTGTCAGGCAGACTTGCTAGTTCTGAGCAATAATAAAGATTAAGCTTTGTAAGAGATTTCAACTCGCCAATGCTATCAGGAAGACTTACTAGTTTTAAGCAATAACCAAGATCAAGCTTGGGAAGACATTTCAACTCGCCAATGCTGTCAGGAAGACTTGCTAGTTTTAAGCAAGATGAAAGATGAAGCTCTGCAAGAGATTTCAACTTGCCAATGCTGTCTGGAAGGCTTGCTAGTTTTGagcaagaagaaagatgaagctTTGCAAGAGATTTCAAATTACCAATGCTGTCTGGTAGACTTGCGAGTTCTGAGCAATAATTTAGATCAAGCATCTCAAGACATTTCAATTTGCCAATGCTATCTGGAAGGCTTGCTAGTTTTGAGCAGTAACCAAGATTAAGCTCTACAAGAGATTTCAACTCGCCAATGCTGTCAGGTAGACTTGCCAGTTTTAAGCAATAACAAAGATCAAGCCTCGAAAGACATTTGAGCTCACCAAAGCTATCAGGTAGACTTGCTAGTTCTGAGCAATAACCAAGGTCAAGTCTCGAAAGACATTTCAATTGACCAAAGCTATCTGGTACACTTGCTAGTTTTGAGCAAAACTTAAGATCAAGTGTCATAAGACAATTCAACTCGCCAATGCTGTTTGGAAAGCTTGCTAGTTTTaagcaataataaaaatcaagattgtCAAGAGATTTTAACTCGCCAATGCTGTTTGGAAGGCTTGCTAATGCTAAGCAATGATGAAGTTTAAGCTCTTTAAGATATTTCAACTCGCCAATTTTATCTGGTAGGCTTGTTAGTTTTGAGCAATAACCAAGATAAAGTCTAGCAAGACATTTCAACTCGCCAATGCTATTTGGAAGGCTTGATAGTTTTGAGCAATGACCAAGATTAAGCTCTACAAGAGATTCCATCTCACCAATGCTGCCAGGTAAACTTGTTAGTTCTGAGCAAAGCTCGAGATCAAGCATTGCAAGACATTTCAACTCACAAATGCTGTATGGTAGACTAGCGAGACCTTTGCAGTGggttaaattcaatttaacaaGTCGAGTGAGGCACCCAATTGACGAGGGCAAAGTACATAAACTCTCACATTTCCTAAGATCTAATTCAGTAAGTCTGGTGCAGTATTTAATAGAGGAAGGTAACTTAACCAAACTACAACACCATGCCAGATTTAGAACCTCAAGATTTGGAACTTTGGACAAGTCTGAATTAACTAAGCTCAGCTTCGAGGAGTAACTGAGGttcattaatttcaaattttcaagtggctgtaaattaaaaaaaaaaaaaaggcaaggcAAGGCAAGGTAAAGAATAGATAAAGGttatgaataatttaaaaaattgtccTATATTTGATAAAGAAGGATGCTAAAGCATACCTGACATTCATTCCAAAGTTCTTCGAGCTGGCTACAAGGCATTTTAAGCTCAACAAGTTTCTTTGGACAAAAATTTGATGGCAAGGATTTCAAAGGGTAATTATACCAGTAGAGAATCCTTAGCccatttgaaagaaattgaagccCTTGAGGAAGGCGAATCCTTGTTAGCTCATCTGGGGAATTTGGATTATGGAAATCGAACAATCTTAGATTATATATCCCTTCAAATGCTGTAGGACTTAAGTTCATTTCTTTAGTTGCAGACATGTCGAGGGATATGGCTTCCACTTTTCCTGTCCCCTAATTACCAAAAGCAAAGAATAAGTTGCCGTACGAAtttgattttacaattttaaccaaGGCTACATCTCCTAGCTATTAACAAAAATGTCAAACAACAGTCAATTAATCACTTGGAACTGTTACCTGATGATTTGTTAATACATGATAGACATCCTCAGCCTCCCACAACCTGCTACGTCCTCTAGGATCAACGTTTTCTTGGTGGACAATTTGTCGCCCTAGTTTTTGCAGCATATCATGCATCCAGATCCTgttgtcaataatttttatgagaCACATATCAGTGAGACGATCTATCCCACTTCTTTCTTCAAGATCTAGTGTTTGATGGAGAACATCCCTTCTGCACCATCCAAAGAAACATGCTATATcaagaaatattttcttttctgtctgatttaattcatcaaaacaCATTTCCAAACTTTTCTTAATGTCCTCGCCAATTTTTGTTCTTAGCTGTGCCACCTTACTTTCCCAGTATTCTACACTAGTCTTTTTGTATAGACTGGCACCTAAAGCCTCCAGAAATAATGGAATGCCTTCAACACAGCTTACCACACTTTTTGATAGCTCTGTATATCCTTGTATAGGATTATTTTGTCTGAAAGCATGCAAGCTGAAGAGTTCAAGAGCATCGTCTTCATTTAAATTCTTAACCTCGTAAATGTTGTCTTCTTCGCATGCATTTATAAGCACTTGCCAATCTCTACTTGTCACAATGATTCTACTTCCTTGGCCAAACAAACCATCCTCTCCTAGTAAATCTCTTAAATCTAGAGAACTGTTGACATCATCAAGAACTATGAGgaccttttttctttgaagCATTCGCTTAATGTACGGGGGTAACACCTTTGTGCCTATGTTCAGATCTTTGTTCTCTAATACTTCCCGAAGAATTTCCTGCAGTACATGAACTAGTCCATGCTTATGTGATTCTGCCATTACATTTCGGAAAAAGCAATGACCTTCAAATTTATGAGAGTTTCGATGATATACAGCTTCAGCCGTTGTTGACTTGCCTATACCACCCAACCCCCATATTCCCACAATGAGGACACCGGTTGATCCAAAGGATAGTAACGATTCAATGTCTTCAACGCGTGATTTCATTCCAATAATGCGTTTTGAATCAATTGAGGGTGCAGGCATATGCTGCAATTTCTTTTGAATGTCAGAAACAATTTCCTCGATTAGCTTGGTCTCATCCCTGCAGTGCAtaataaaagaagaacaaagaCAGGCTAGTAAGTCCAATAAGCCACTAGaacctaactttttttttattttttatcatagcATCAAACACAGTATTGATTCTCGAACAAAATGGTTACATATGCTGAGGTTTAATATGCTGTAACTAGTTAGATTCTCGAACAAAGACAGGCTACTATTGACATCACTTTAACCTCAACTTTAGTTAGTTTATAACTTGTGTAAAGTCAAAGTAATGCTCTGGATTATGCAcgaggaaaaaagagagaacaagTGATTGAAAATATCTGCAGTTAAGAGAAAACACTTCCCTGTTCATAGTTGATTCTGTATAAAATTGCAGACCTCTGTTTTGTTGATTTAATCGAGTTTTCCATGTCCTCAATTACTTGTTAGTGATCCACCAATCCACCcaacaatatatatacacacacgcacgcacacCATACAGTCactaaacataataacttacctGATGACTTTCGAATCCCAGCCCTTGAGATTAGCTATTTCTTTCGAAGCATGTCTCCAACTCTCTACTTCTTGAGAACTGCAATCACTTTCATGCTTGCAAAGTGCGTCTCCATATCTCCCAGTCAGATCTTGAACATGGCTTGGATCAAGTTGGTGCAAAACTGGCAAAACCTTCTGTCCTTTGTTCTCCATGCACTCAAGAATCTTGGAGAGTTCCCTCAAACAGAAAGTGGAATCTGCATAATTTTCAGAGAAAATGACTACCGAAATATATGACTCTTCAATCCTTTCCAGGAGGGCAGGCTCAATCTTTTCTCCTCCCTGAAGTTTATAATCGATGTAAGCATGAATTTGGTTTTGACGCAAAGCCTTGTAAAGATGACTTGTAAAACTATTGCGGGTGTCTGCGCCTCTAAAACTGAGGAACACATCGTACTTCCAGTTCGAAGGAGTAATGGTAGGAGTAATGGAagccatacaaaaaaaaaaaaaggcctgaTATATGTGTAAATAAGGTTTCTACGTCTGATAATTATTCCCTGTAACAAGCAAAAAGATAACAAACGATTATAATGATCAGTAACATAACAAGTAAAAATCATGTTGGCTATGATCCTTATTCGTTAAttaaaaccaaagaaaacatGTTCAAAGCCAAAGCCATATTATCAAAACCAACCAGAAAATTCAATTGGAGAAGAGAAAACAGAAGGCAGACAGCAAAAATATGAAGCAGCGGCATAAAAGAACAGAAAATAGACCCCAAAACACGGGCTAAAACTTTGATGGTTTGATTGTGATATTAAAAGAATTGTTTTGGTGGTTTTttggaataattatttgaaagttGTGATGGCAAAGACTTGCTGGTGAATAGTGATAGAGGAGGGTCTAATTCAAATACCTCATAGTTGACGtactaaaatcaaaagaaaaatagtagAGAGGATGTAAATTAAAATGGTCGGTGGTCTAGGGTGCGCAAAATCAGATGAAGGAAACAAGACCTTAGAAAACACAAGGGACATTGGTTCATGAATGTTGATCTAGAAGTAAACCATAACCGTCAAAAGACGATTAACTCTACACAGGTGTGGGCTTACAAGGGCTAGGGCTCATAAACCCTTTCCATTCATCAATAGGGCCCTGGTCGGTCACTTTTCCGGGCCGGGATCGATAAGTGGAAGTCATAAAAAAGAGATGTTTCTCTTCACACCAAATTGTTGAACAAGATCAAAATGCCAAAAAGAAGATTGATATAGATGGGTTAGAAGAGAATGAAGGTACTAAACAGCAAGGTAGAGATCGGTCATCACTGAATTATACAGAAAACTTagcagatttatttatttatgactaGTGAGATAGAGTTAAATCcagaaagatatatatatagtcgCAAACATAAGATGATCATAACTTTCaattcaattattaaattatgttaaatttttcTAAAAGATTCTACAAGGCTTATTCTATAAGGGGGTCCGCTTGCTTGCAGGCCAATTTCGTAATTTTTTCTAAACTTTCCTGGATTTCTAAACTCCCAAAAGAGATGTAAAGAACAGATCAggaatatataaaaagaaaactattagCCAGGGAAGAAAAGAGGATGAAAATAGACCAACAACAAGAAATAGCAAGAAAAAGTTATAGAGAGAGGAGCTAGCGAATGGAGGGCAGTTGGAAGATTGCTTGAGATCTTACATCTAACAAATAAAAGGCTATGATCAAACAAAAGTGTGTTAGCACACAGTCATTTTGAGATAGATGGATCAGACAATAAGAAAAgggtaaatttatatataaataaatgataatctAGCAAAgaacaaacaattaaaaagatttcGACTCAAACAGAGAGATTTCATTGGCATTTACTACCGAAACAGCTATAGAGAAATTCATCGACATATAGGGAACATGTTTACCAGTTATTCAAGGACAGCTTGGCGATCTTCAAC of the Populus nigra chromosome 7, ddPopNigr1.1, whole genome shotgun sequence genome contains:
- the LOC133699257 gene encoding disease resistance protein RPV1-like isoform X1, encoding MASITPTITPSNWKYDVFLSFRGADTRNSFTSHLYKALRQNQIHAYIDYKLQGGEKIEPALLERIEESYISVVIFSENYADSTFCLRELSKILECMENKGQKVLPVLHQLDPSHVQDLTGRYGDALCKHESDCSSQEVESWRHASKEIANLKGWDSKVIRDETKLIEEIVSDIQKKLQHMPAPSIDSKRIIGMKSRVEDIESLLSFGSTGVLIVGIWGLGGIGKSTTAEAVYHRNSHKFEGHCFFRNVMAESHKHGLVHVLQEILREVLENKDLNIGTKVLPPYIKRMLQRKKVLIVLDDVNSSLDLRDLLGEDGLFGQGSRIIVTSRDWQVLINACEEDNIYEVKNLNEDDALELFSLHAFRQNNPIQGYTELSKSVVSCVEGIPLFLEALGASLYKKTSVEYWESKVAQLRTKIGEDIKKSLEMCFDELNQTEKKIFLDIACFFGWCRRDVLHQTLDLEERSGIDRLTDMCLIKIIDNRIWMHDMLQKLGRQIVHQENVDPRGRSRLWEAEDVYHVLTNHQGTGKVEAISLDMSATKEMNLSPTAFEGIYNLRLFDFHNPNSPDELTRIRLPQGLQFLSNGLRILYWYNYPLKSLPSNFCPKKLVELKMPCSQLEELWNECQPLENLKLMNLSYSSKLSLVNSDLSKVPNLEVLNLAWCCSLVKLPSSIKYCTRLTELDLRKCESLCTLPSSIGCLTRLVKLNLTHCKGLASLPYSICELKCLAMLDLELCSELTSLPGSIGEMESLVELNLGHCSKLSSLPNSIGELKCLARLYLGYCSKLTSLPDKIGELKYLKELKLHHCLALASLPNSIGELKSLDNLDFYYCLKLASFPNSIGELNCLMTLDLKFCSKLASVPDSFGQLKCLSRLDLGYCSELASLPDSFGELKCLSRLDLCYCLKLASLPDSIGELKSLVELNLGYCSKLASLPDSIGKLKCLEMLDLNYCSELASLPDSIGNLKSLAKLHLSSCSKLASLPDSIGKLKSLAELHLSSCLKLASLPDSIGELKCLPKLDLGYCLKLVSLPDSIGELKSLTKLNLYYCSELASLPDSIGKLKSLVELHLGYCYKLAWLLESIGELKCLVMLNLHHCSELAWLPNSIGKLKSLVELHLGYCYKLAWLPESIGELKCLAMLSLDHCLELAWLPDSIGKLKSLLELHLGYCYKLAWLAESIGELKCLVTLNLHHCSELAWASRQHWRVKMSCDA
- the LOC133699257 gene encoding disease resistance protein RPV1-like isoform X2, which gives rise to MASITPTITPSNWKYDVFLSFRGADTRNSFTSHLYKALRQNQIHAYIDYKLQGGEKIEPALLERIEESYISVVIFSENYADSTFCLRELSKILECMENKGQKVLPVLHQLDPSHVQDLTGRYGDALCKHESDCSSQEVESWRHASKEIANLKGWDSKVIRDETKLIEEIVSDIQKKLQHMPAPSIDSKRIIGMKSRVEDIESLLSFGSTGVLIVGIWGLGGIGKSTTAEAVYHRNSHKFEGHCFFRNVMAESHKHGLVHVLQEILREVLENKDLNIGTKVLPPYIKRMLQRKKVLIVLDDVNSSLDLRDLLGEDGLFGQGSRIIVTSRDWQVLINACEEDNIYEVKNLNEDDALELFSLHAFRQNNPIQGYTELSKSVVSCVEGIPLFLEALGASLYKKTSVEYWESKVAQLRTKIGEDIKKSLEMCFDELNQTEKKIFLDIACFFGWCRRDVLHQTLDLEERSGIDRLTDMCLIKIIDNRIWMHDMLQKLGRQIVHQENVDPRGRSRLWEAEDVYHVLTNHQGTGKVEAISLDMSATKEMNLSPTAFEGIYNLRLFDFHNPNSPDELTRIRLPQGLQFLSNGLRILYWYNYPLKSLPSNFCPKKLVELKMPCSQLEELWNECQPLENLKLMNLSYSSKLSLVNSDLSKVPNLEVLNLAWCCSLVKLPSSIKYCTRLTELDLRKCESLCTLPSSIGCLTRLVKLNLTHCKGLASLPYSICELKCLAMLDLELCSELTSLPGSIGEMESLVELNLGHCSKLSSLPNSIGELKCLARLYLGYCSKLTSLPDKIGELKYLKELKLHHCLALASLPNSIGELKSLDNLDFYYCLKLASFPNSIGELNCLMTLDLKFCSKLASVPDSFGQLKCLSRLDLGYCSELASLPDSFGELKCLSRLDLCYCLKLASLPDSIGELKSLVELNLGYCSKLASLPDSIGKLKCLEMLDLNYCSELASLPDSIGNLKSLAKLHLSSCSKLASLPDSIGKLKSLAELHLSSCLKLASLPDSIGELKCLPKLDLGYCLKLN
- the LOC133699257 gene encoding disease resistance-like protein DSC1 isoform X3, with translation MASITPTITPSNWKYDVFLSFRGADTRNSFTSHLYKALRQNQIHAYIDYKLQGGEKIEPALLERIEESYISVVIFSENYADSTFCLRELSKILECMENKGQKVLPVLHQLDPSHVQDLTGRYGDALCKHESDCSSQEVESWRHASKEIANLKGWDSKVIRDETKLIEEIVSDIQKKLQHMPAPSIDSKRIIGMKSRVEDIESLLSFGSTGVLIVGIWGLGGIGKSTTAEAVYHRNSHKFEGHCFFRNVMAESHKHGLVHVLQEILREVLENKDLNIGTKVLPPYIKRMLQRKKVLIVLDDVNSSLDLRDLLGEDGLFGQGSRIIVTSRDWQVLINACEEDNIYEVKNLNEDDALELFSLHAFRQNNPIQGYTELSKSVVSCVEGIPLFLEALGASLYKKTSVEYWESKVAQLRTKIGEDIKKSLEMCFDELNQTEKKIFLDIACFFGWCRRDVLHQTLDLEERSGIDRLTDMCLIKIIDNRIWMHDMLQKLGRQIVHQENVDPRGRSRLWEAEDVYHVLTNHQGTGKVEAISLDMSATKEMNLSPTAFEGIYNLRLFDFHNPNSPDELTRIRLPQGLQFLSNGLRILYWYNYPLKSLPSNFCPKKLVELKMPCSQLEELWNECQEYLGKPIRVSLCVLGSEVPEWFSYKSTEGSSVKIKLPAHRNHTNSTDQFSGFTFCAVVSFGRCQNDGDFDIRCECHLITKGGVQSDLIFNNKGDEEKRLSPLKREHEFFWSINSHCFFKESIHCLSKDYIDEPE